The Aureitalea marina genome includes a window with the following:
- a CDS encoding ABC transporter ATP-binding protein: MEKKGEILVKVEGVSKKFCKDLKTGLWYGLKDLFGNVLGSSASSDLRPREFWAVRDISFELRRGECLGLIGHNGAGKSTLLKMLNGLIMPDEGTITMHGRIGALIELGAGFNPILTGRENIYNNGAVLGFSRKEIDNKLDQIIEFAELKEFIDMPVQHYSSGMKVRLGFAIAAQMEPDVLLIDEVLAVGDVGFRMKCLTRLGELLTNCAVVFVSHTMPQIARISNLAYLLEKGTIHNLSGDVGTAIQSYYNQFKQRDRVQHGGELISVKSFEILDIDRQIESPDGYYPLTFNQSYTFRLTLKVSPNVNAYWINYSFIDKDTKQVANFFSLFSEMLFEEKGTVVVNSSIESLNLGQGHYNIGVAINESKEDKTRGAIYFYDSCIANIRITGISEGLAPVQFVGQWTAISMDK; this comes from the coding sequence ATGGAAAAGAAGGGCGAAATATTAGTCAAGGTAGAGGGAGTTTCCAAGAAATTCTGTAAAGATCTAAAAACAGGACTTTGGTACGGGCTCAAGGACTTGTTCGGCAACGTCTTGGGCTCTTCTGCTTCTTCCGATCTACGACCCAGGGAATTCTGGGCGGTCCGGGATATCAGTTTTGAGCTACGTAGGGGCGAATGTCTGGGTTTAATTGGCCATAACGGGGCGGGTAAGTCTACCTTGCTCAAAATGCTGAATGGCCTGATCATGCCTGACGAGGGGACTATTACCATGCATGGCCGCATCGGGGCACTCATCGAGTTAGGAGCGGGGTTCAATCCAATTTTGACAGGTAGGGAGAACATTTACAACAATGGAGCTGTCCTTGGGTTTTCGCGAAAAGAGATAGACAATAAACTTGATCAGATCATCGAATTTGCTGAGTTGAAAGAGTTTATTGATATGCCGGTACAACATTATAGTTCTGGGATGAAGGTAAGGTTAGGTTTTGCCATTGCTGCCCAGATGGAGCCAGATGTTTTGCTGATCGACGAAGTTTTAGCGGTTGGGGACGTTGGTTTTCGAATGAAGTGTTTAACAAGACTAGGGGAACTCCTGACTAATTGTGCAGTTGTATTTGTTTCACATACTATGCCTCAAATTGCTAGGATTAGTAATCTTGCCTATTTATTGGAGAAAGGGACTATTCATAATTTAAGCGGAGATGTAGGGACGGCAATACAATCTTATTACAATCAATTCAAACAAAGGGATAGGGTTCAGCATGGCGGCGAATTAATCTCAGTTAAATCTTTTGAGATTCTTGATATTGATAGACAGATTGAATCACCAGATGGTTATTATCCATTGACTTTTAATCAGAGTTATACATTTAGACTTACACTAAAGGTTTCGCCTAACGTAAACGCATATTGGATAAACTATTCCTTTATTGATAAAGACACGAAACAAGTTGCTAATTTCTTTTCCTTGTTTTCCGAAATGCTTTTTGAGGAAAAAGGAACTGTTGTAGTTAATTCGTCTATCGAAAGTTTGAATTTGGGCCAAGGCCACTACAATATTGGCGTCGCTATAAATGAGTCAAAAGAGGATAAAACGAGAGGAGCAATCTACTTTTACGATTCTTGTATTGCAAATATTCGAATAACCGGAATTAGCGAAGGCCTCGCTCCTGTACAATTTGTTGGACAATGGACCGCAATATCAATGGATAAATGA
- a CDS encoding sulfotransferase domain-containing protein, translating into MKEHISIYSHPRSGTHFLEAFIARNFYRGQNLSSNGAIYYGHWSNKILLESGEPYHQLFGSHFFPEEVKKKKRRIYIYRDGRAVISSIYRSKFYSTSWDGISFSEFLRKKIDWYGGLGREAYPDMNIVEHWYHHLNSWMNQPQDDLLIIRFEDLKRDPKTVYKSICKKFFPQEYLKLRLGINKKIDPIREKVGLSPNKATITSWQTLFSKEDEEFFISQLPSLEYLDQTK; encoded by the coding sequence ATGAAAGAGCACATATCAATATATTCTCATCCTAGAAGTGGAACCCATTTTCTGGAGGCTTTTATTGCCCGGAATTTTTATAGAGGCCAGAATTTATCTTCGAATGGTGCGATTTATTATGGGCATTGGTCTAACAAGATTTTGCTTGAGAGCGGTGAACCCTACCACCAATTATTTGGGTCTCATTTCTTTCCAGAAGAGGTAAAGAAAAAGAAAAGAAGGATATATATCTACCGAGACGGTAGAGCTGTAATTTCCTCCATTTATCGATCAAAGTTCTATTCGACTAGTTGGGACGGAATATCCTTTAGCGAATTTCTAAGAAAGAAGATTGATTGGTACGGAGGGCTGGGCAGAGAAGCTTACCCCGATATGAATATAGTTGAGCATTGGTATCATCATCTAAATTCCTGGATGAATCAACCTCAAGACGATTTGTTGATTATACGATTTGAAGATTTGAAACGGGATCCAAAAACGGTTTATAAATCAATATGCAAGAAGTTCTTTCCTCAAGAATATTTAAAATTACGGTTAGGAATCAACAAGAAAATTGATCCGATCCGAGAGAAAGTTGGATTATCACCTAACAAGGCAACCATTACAAGTTGGCAAACTCTCTTTTCTAAAGAAGATGAAGAATTTTTTATTAGTCAATTACCCTCATTGGAGTATTTAGATCAAACTAAATGA
- a CDS encoding class I SAM-dependent methyltransferase, translating into MSKNNKVHFSCLLDSNPIMDAQCYVWVNSLLAQNISPAFIHVHIVGSPSNAIKDFLVELNVILHYHNAPFDPTNLYCNKLLQLDYFFDLPQGEYVALMDCDTALVAPFDLNFDQPVYSKIVDLPNPPFELIRKAYEKAGLPVSTVKTSLNNKDGDKTVANNCNGGLYLIAAEFIHDLSIHWKKWSKWCIENKDLFGVEYEKHADQLGFAMAMTQMGKTVSYLDLAHNFPTHLSNYGLPDARPVVLHFHDRLDEHMRLKGMNLPLADQAIQELNDILNEQLNRSLNNAIFWSFRYAKYPGLGSGVGSRGATLEYKQRLIRYSSYPFQNKPVLDVGCGDLELMKGFNFEQYTGLDVSEQSLVLSRSKRPEWSFSTKALTDPDIKQADLILCFDVLIHQKSSDDFYSLVKGIIAKSDGRIVVGAYHDQPEFTSHITYYYESILNLIIGSDEFDEIAIIGHYRDITVVAATKGQTDHKRDIGSQDLNRAFREVNRPDLLLYLSDISRSKLGFYTSHYPRVFEYTWIYEQIENLQPGSILDLGAGVCPLPIAFNELGFEVTTVDLHSKVRLAEEKAEWNEWGFLDYEQISKGIRSFNVDFTNFKSNKKFDVIYSVSVIEHMPKRMRRKILKKVRSLLQKGGKAIFTIDLVPGTDDLWNFSEGKEVEDRKTHGDLNMFRKELRRVGVRIEYENIQREVFNSRTDLYYVIATAVKKSVF; encoded by the coding sequence ATGAGCAAAAATAACAAAGTCCACTTTTCATGTTTACTTGACTCCAACCCCATCATGGATGCCCAGTGCTATGTTTGGGTCAATTCGTTGTTGGCACAAAACATTAGTCCGGCATTTATTCATGTCCATATTGTTGGTTCGCCCTCTAATGCGATCAAAGATTTCCTGGTTGAATTAAATGTTATTCTGCATTATCACAATGCACCATTCGATCCGACTAATTTATATTGTAATAAACTATTACAACTTGATTACTTTTTTGATTTGCCGCAGGGGGAGTACGTTGCTCTAATGGATTGTGATACAGCTCTTGTTGCACCATTTGATCTTAATTTTGATCAGCCTGTTTATTCCAAAATAGTAGATCTGCCGAATCCACCATTTGAGCTTATTCGTAAGGCTTATGAAAAGGCAGGTTTGCCGGTATCGACTGTAAAAACCAGCTTAAATAATAAAGATGGGGACAAGACTGTCGCGAATAATTGTAACGGAGGACTCTATCTGATCGCTGCAGAGTTTATTCATGATTTATCCATTCATTGGAAGAAATGGTCTAAATGGTGCATTGAAAATAAAGACCTCTTCGGAGTAGAATATGAAAAGCATGCCGACCAATTGGGTTTTGCGATGGCAATGACTCAAATGGGTAAGACAGTTTCATACTTGGATCTAGCCCATAATTTTCCCACACACCTTTCAAACTACGGTTTACCAGATGCAAGGCCTGTGGTACTGCATTTTCACGACAGATTGGATGAGCATATGCGGTTAAAGGGCATGAACTTGCCCTTAGCAGATCAAGCCATACAGGAATTAAATGATATCTTAAATGAACAATTAAACAGGTCATTAAATAATGCGATTTTCTGGAGTTTCAGATATGCGAAGTACCCGGGATTAGGCAGTGGGGTTGGGTCCAGAGGCGCGACTTTGGAGTATAAACAGCGCCTTATCCGTTATTCAAGCTATCCTTTTCAAAATAAGCCAGTTTTAGATGTGGGTTGCGGTGATCTTGAATTGATGAAAGGTTTTAATTTCGAACAATACACTGGGCTGGATGTTTCGGAGCAATCACTTGTTCTTTCAAGATCAAAAAGACCAGAATGGTCATTCAGTACCAAAGCACTTACAGATCCGGACATAAAACAAGCCGATCTGATTTTGTGCTTTGACGTATTGATCCACCAGAAGTCGTCTGATGATTTTTATTCATTGGTTAAGGGAATAATTGCTAAATCCGATGGGCGAATAGTTGTTGGTGCCTATCATGATCAACCCGAATTCACTTCTCACATCACCTATTATTACGAATCAATTTTGAACCTGATAATCGGGTCCGATGAATTTGATGAGATTGCCATAATAGGTCATTATCGCGATATAACAGTCGTAGCCGCGACGAAAGGCCAAACTGATCATAAAAGGGATATTGGATCGCAAGATTTGAATAGAGCCTTTCGGGAGGTGAATAGGCCAGACCTTTTACTTTATCTATCCGATATCTCCAGGAGCAAACTCGGATTTTATACGAGTCATTACCCTCGTGTATTCGAGTATACTTGGATATATGAGCAAATTGAAAACTTGCAACCAGGATCTATTCTGGATCTGGGAGCTGGTGTTTGTCCTTTACCTATTGCATTTAATGAGCTCGGATTTGAGGTGACCACCGTGGATTTACATAGCAAGGTTCGTTTAGCCGAGGAGAAAGCGGAGTGGAACGAATGGGGCTTTTTGGACTATGAGCAGATTTCAAAGGGCATAAGATCATTCAACGTCGACTTCACCAATTTCAAAAGCAATAAGAAGTTTGATGTCATTTATTCCGTTTCAGTTATTGAGCATATGCCAAAACGCATGAGAAGAAAAATTTTAAAAAAGGTGCGATCCTTATTGCAAAAGGGAGGTAAAGCCATTTTTACAATTGACCTTGTTCCTGGCACAGACGACCTTTGGAATTTCTCAGAAGGAAAAGAAGTAGAAGACAGAAAGACTCATGGAGACTTGAACATGTTTAGAAAAGAGCTCCGCCGTGTCGGAGTACGAATTGAATATGAGAATATACAACGTGAAGTGTTCAATTCTCGGACGGACCTGTATTATGTGATTGCAACTGCAGTGAAAAAATCTGTCTTTTGA
- a CDS encoding glycosyltransferase, whose product MADLISIVLPNYNHAEFLDIRLETILNQTYKDYEIIILDDSSTDASLNVLEKYRNHPKLAHFIVNEVNSGSPFKQWKKGIDLAKGDWIWIAESDDYNDVDFLQKAVNAFTSGASLFFSKTVIVDEHGEHLNEAGAIAPGIHYGVDLLNSFFKFGNIYNASSVVFRKEVSNEILERMTNFGICGDWFLWASIAKNGDVFFDDSTNTYYRNHSTNTSGNLFNNKKYYLEVAVILKSIKALVTIDDELVRHYTKRLYASNLSKKEKLFVLIALGKKMGISSWKPINRDLVIKLRRNVKRSIRRCFNSIKSYYPKNPDYIILVYTSGKVGGSTITRTLKHYMPDCSVFHIHYFTEPWLKKMSQRSEDLGIRDVWGARAKEVKDYLSNNPKTKVKFIALYRDPVAQQISGEFQTSKLSGNLTDYSIDKILESISGKDFFYLEKWFDSEFKSYTGIDICNMTFDRSQDFFIHQDDDFDLMLVSFEKLFGCYREALFQFLEVDCPDLLSDNLTAQKNTALLYEKVKSQFKLPREIVDGIYSSNLMCTLYTEKEIDEFKSKWTK is encoded by the coding sequence ATGGCGGATCTGATATCCATTGTTCTTCCCAATTACAATCATGCCGAATTTCTAGACATCCGTCTAGAAACAATTCTCAATCAAACATATAAAGATTACGAGATAATTATCCTAGATGATTCGAGTACAGATGCTAGTCTAAATGTTCTTGAAAAGTATCGAAATCACCCTAAACTGGCTCATTTTATAGTTAATGAAGTAAATTCTGGAAGCCCTTTCAAGCAATGGAAGAAAGGAATTGACCTAGCTAAAGGAGACTGGATTTGGATAGCTGAAAGTGATGATTATAATGATGTTGATTTTCTTCAGAAGGCGGTAAATGCCTTTACATCAGGAGCATCATTATTTTTCTCGAAAACTGTAATTGTTGATGAACATGGAGAACACCTTAATGAAGCCGGTGCCATTGCCCCAGGGATACATTACGGAGTTGACCTTTTAAACAGTTTTTTCAAGTTTGGGAATATTTACAATGCTAGTTCGGTCGTATTTCGAAAAGAGGTTTCTAATGAGATATTGGAAAGAATGACCAATTTCGGAATATGCGGGGATTGGTTTTTGTGGGCAAGTATAGCTAAGAATGGTGATGTTTTTTTTGACGATTCCACCAATACATATTACAGGAATCACAGCACAAACACCTCAGGTAATTTGTTTAACAATAAAAAATACTATCTGGAGGTTGCTGTCATTTTAAAGTCAATTAAAGCTCTTGTAACCATAGACGATGAATTAGTTCGTCATTATACCAAACGATTATACGCATCCAATCTATCAAAGAAAGAGAAACTTTTTGTTTTGATTGCTTTAGGTAAAAAAATGGGGATATCATCATGGAAGCCCATTAACCGAGATTTGGTTATTAAATTGAGACGTAATGTAAAAAGGTCAATAAGAAGATGTTTTAATTCCATTAAATCATATTATCCTAAGAATCCAGATTACATCATTTTAGTATATACTTCGGGAAAAGTTGGTGGTAGCACGATTACCAGGACATTGAAACATTACATGCCAGATTGTTCAGTTTTTCACATTCACTATTTTACAGAACCTTGGCTCAAGAAGATGTCTCAACGAAGTGAAGATTTGGGGATAAGGGATGTTTGGGGAGCAAGAGCAAAGGAGGTTAAGGACTATTTGTCAAATAACCCGAAGACAAAAGTTAAGTTTATTGCTTTATACAGAGACCCTGTTGCACAACAAATAAGTGGTGAATTTCAGACATCGAAATTATCTGGAAACTTGACAGATTATTCAATTGACAAAATTCTCGAATCAATCAGCGGGAAGGACTTTTTTTATTTGGAAAAATGGTTCGATTCTGAATTCAAGTCCTATACTGGTATCGACATTTGTAATATGACTTTTGACCGCAGTCAAGATTTCTTTATACATCAAGACGATGACTTTGATCTCATGCTTGTTTCATTTGAGAAATTATTTGGCTGTTATAGAGAAGCTTTATTTCAATTCTTAGAGGTAGATTGTCCCGACCTGTTATCTGACAATCTAACTGCACAAAAGAATACGGCTTTATTATATGAAAAGGTGAAAAGTCAGTTTAAATTACCTAGAGAGATTGTAGATGGAATCTACTCATCGAATTTAATGTGCACTCTTTACACAGAAAAAGAAATAGATGAATTCAAAAGTAAATGGACCAAATAG
- a CDS encoding glycosyltransferase — MNSKVNGPNRSISIIVCCYNSELRIEQTIRCLSQLILPNSTDVELIVVDNASTDNTSIIVQELWESFDSPFPMRLLFEEKPGLSNARKKGTESAKGDFLLFCDDDNLLRAEYLEIGLEILNKNESVAILGGIGTELIESDKPEWFDRVRVMYAVGDQHKDYPDLTHSKQYVYGAGAFMRKRILTEIFESNIKQVFTDRTGNKLISGGDNELGYLIVASGYQIQWSRELTFKHFIPNERLNYDYLKRMRLGYAYSLPLINMYRAALEGKEYTFKINSWFSDIVISLKRFIRISIRLRRSKKRNLTLLLEYWFYLGRIKALISSFEFYRNANRQIKKNISILRS; from the coding sequence ATGAATTCAAAAGTAAATGGACCAAATAGATCCATTTCAATTATAGTATGTTGCTACAACAGTGAGTTAAGGATAGAACAAACTATTCGTTGTTTATCTCAATTAATTCTTCCAAATTCAACTGATGTAGAATTAATAGTTGTGGATAATGCTTCTACAGATAATACTAGCATTATTGTTCAGGAACTTTGGGAAAGTTTTGATTCACCATTTCCAATGCGACTTTTATTTGAAGAGAAACCAGGTCTATCAAATGCAAGAAAGAAGGGGACAGAATCTGCAAAAGGGGATTTCTTGTTGTTTTGTGATGACGATAATTTGTTGAGGGCAGAATATTTAGAGATTGGACTCGAAATTTTGAATAAGAATGAATCAGTTGCCATATTGGGGGGGATAGGAACAGAACTTATTGAGTCAGATAAACCAGAGTGGTTTGATAGGGTTAGAGTCATGTATGCGGTTGGTGATCAACATAAAGATTACCCGGACCTTACGCATTCCAAACAATATGTCTATGGTGCTGGTGCTTTTATGCGTAAACGCATTTTGACAGAAATCTTTGAGTCTAATATTAAACAAGTTTTTACTGATCGGACCGGGAATAAGTTAATCTCAGGAGGTGATAACGAATTAGGGTATTTGATTGTGGCAAGTGGATACCAAATTCAATGGTCTCGTGAATTAACATTTAAACATTTTATTCCAAATGAGAGACTAAATTATGATTATCTGAAAAGAATGCGATTGGGCTATGCATATTCCTTACCTCTCATAAATATGTATAGAGCGGCCTTAGAAGGCAAAGAATATACTTTTAAGATAAATTCATGGTTTTCTGACATCGTTATTTCGCTTAAACGATTTATTAGAATTAGCATCAGATTGAGAAGATCCAAAAAAAGGAATTTAACCTTGCTTCTCGAGTATTGGTTCTACCTTGGGAGGATCAAGGCGTTAATTTCGAGTTTTGAGTTTTATCGGAATGCGAATCGTCAAATAAAGAAGAATATCTCCATTTTAAGATCTTAA
- a CDS encoding glycosyltransferase family 2 protein has translation MISVITPAFNASVFLDRTMASVLAQKEVTDYIIIDDGSSDNTHDIALKWSEKDARITVLRHPDRKNHGRSESRNLGIENATESYIAFLDADDYYLPGRFAKDIRILEENRDIDAVYNAIGAHYYDSYDGPRPDWLNLTTLNERIPGNELFERMTPIGRSGWFSGNGLTVRKTFFDRVGLFNSQLEVAEDTELWIKMAMIGKLEASSIDDPVAMRGVHDKNIFNKNQKYFENVVRMYNSLIRFAQSKDVSSLRIGKLWSVRSRVIKSKHPDRYGDLLLLKDSAKFLLRNPGLIRVEGIRLQPWRSLRNVIGKTLT, from the coding sequence ATGATAAGTGTAATCACTCCAGCATTTAATGCATCAGTTTTCCTAGATCGAACCATGGCGTCCGTTCTGGCTCAAAAGGAGGTTACAGACTATATAATCATAGATGATGGGAGTTCAGACAATACTCATGACATTGCGCTAAAATGGTCTGAGAAGGACGCTAGGATAACTGTGTTGCGACACCCTGATCGTAAAAATCACGGTCGATCCGAGTCTAGGAACTTGGGTATAGAGAACGCCACGGAATCATATATTGCCTTTTTAGATGCCGACGATTATTACTTACCTGGTCGATTCGCAAAGGATATTAGGATTTTAGAGGAGAACCGGGATATTGATGCTGTATACAATGCTATAGGAGCGCACTATTACGACAGCTACGACGGACCCAGACCAGATTGGTTAAATCTTACTACACTAAATGAGCGTATTCCTGGAAACGAGTTGTTTGAAAGGATGACACCTATTGGTCGTTCTGGTTGGTTCTCTGGTAATGGTCTGACTGTGAGAAAGACCTTCTTTGATCGCGTTGGCTTATTTAATTCCCAATTGGAGGTGGCAGAGGATACCGAACTCTGGATTAAAATGGCGATGATAGGCAAATTAGAGGCCTCTTCAATAGATGATCCAGTTGCGATGCGAGGTGTCCACGATAAGAATATTTTCAATAAAAATCAGAAGTATTTCGAAAATGTCGTTCGAATGTATAATTCGCTAATTCGCTTTGCTCAGTCAAAGGATGTCTCAAGCCTTCGGATAGGAAAGCTATGGTCTGTTAGGTCCAGAGTTATAAAGTCGAAACATCCAGATCGTTATGGAGATTTGCTGTTGTTGAAGGATTCAGCCAAATTTCTACTTCGAAATCCTGGATTGATTCGGGTAGAGGGCATCAGACTCCAACCTTGGAGATCACTAAGAAATGTAATTGGAAAAACCTTGACGTGA
- a CDS encoding glycosyltransferase family 2 protein has translation MIPLISIIIPTYNRAHMLGETLDSIKSQTFTDWECLVVDDGSSDDTATVVGKYVLEDARFSYLKRPEDLPKGANSCRNFGLDQSRGQYIQWFDSDDLMVKTKLHKQLSLLDNSNYDYCVAQTTFIDTNSGEDLGVRNERMQSENPLPDFIQFKIFWLTGAVLWKKDFLMTSGLRFDPDLQQAQDYDFHIRALGLSTNYIAEDSILMRYKCHGDNMSVSFTNNPQKIWSNARVKEKILNNYTHILPDSFIQKKYEELLAQYKLCLRKNYLKEAKRIARILDKSLDKLNFTPSKKRGIRWRIGLVYISLGWLKRGDNLLKNRHVFG, from the coding sequence GTGATACCACTTATCTCCATCATCATTCCCACCTATAACCGGGCCCATATGCTTGGAGAGACACTGGATTCCATAAAGTCTCAAACTTTTACCGATTGGGAATGCCTGGTTGTTGACGATGGTTCCTCCGACGATACAGCTACAGTTGTTGGCAAGTATGTGCTGGAAGATGCTCGTTTTAGCTATTTAAAGCGACCTGAAGACCTCCCCAAAGGAGCCAATAGCTGCCGTAACTTTGGCTTGGATCAAAGTAGAGGACAATATATTCAATGGTTTGATAGCGATGATCTTATGGTCAAAACCAAGTTGCACAAGCAGTTATCACTACTCGACAATTCCAATTACGATTATTGTGTTGCGCAAACCACCTTTATCGATACCAATAGTGGCGAAGATCTGGGTGTCAGGAATGAGCGAATGCAATCTGAGAATCCGCTGCCTGATTTCATTCAATTCAAGATCTTCTGGTTAACAGGAGCTGTGCTTTGGAAGAAGGATTTTTTGATGACATCAGGACTGCGCTTCGACCCTGATCTGCAACAGGCTCAGGACTATGATTTTCATATTCGGGCATTGGGGCTTTCTACCAATTACATAGCAGAGGACTCTATTTTGATGCGGTATAAATGCCATGGGGATAATATGTCTGTTTCCTTTACTAACAACCCACAAAAGATATGGTCCAACGCACGGGTAAAGGAGAAGATACTGAATAACTATACCCATATTCTGCCGGATTCTTTCATCCAGAAGAAATATGAGGAATTATTGGCCCAATATAAATTGTGTCTGCGCAAGAATTACCTTAAGGAAGCAAAAAGAATTGCCAGGATATTAGATAAAAGCTTGGATAAACTCAATTTTACCCCGTCAAAGAAACGCGGTATTCGATGGCGCATAGGCCTAGTTTATATTTCTCTGGGATGGCTTAAAAGAGGGGACAATTTGTTAAAGAACAGGCATGTCTTTGGGTAA
- a CDS encoding glycosyltransferase family 4 protein: protein MSLGKEHKINIGYEGLGYAESRNIVCLLPEANYVQVSKSKPGGFWKKWSGWYSSSTERHLHHSKPGSGIDFCHFFNSIQMGSGQWGTTFETLVPFHDQPNLGRFLRAEIEHFSEERLIDRLAHESCKFLIPISQNAANIQKAVLEEYPSQKEVILSKMVVLPPPQPLLIKSYEKPPVRDGIHFMMLGRDLPRKGGIEVIRAFTKLFGDNPSLKLTMIGSLHSQNKRHSLTDEQLQELAGLARAYPSQLDWQEELPNQQLVRKMKGEVHVGLLPTHADTYGYSVLEFQATGCPVISTDIRALPEINDQECGWMINLAKNHLGEAVDSWGEASSRLEAEIETQLFRIVNEIISDPTVIRVKAEKALQRIEEYHHPDKFADRLRKIYLNCGLIQA, encoded by the coding sequence ATGTCTTTGGGTAAAGAGCACAAAATAAACATTGGTTATGAAGGCCTGGGCTATGCCGAGTCAAGAAATATCGTTTGCCTCCTTCCTGAGGCCAATTATGTGCAGGTTTCAAAGTCCAAGCCTGGAGGGTTTTGGAAGAAATGGAGCGGATGGTATAGTTCCTCTACGGAAAGGCACTTGCACCACTCGAAACCAGGCTCAGGAATCGACTTTTGTCATTTTTTTAATTCAATACAGATGGGGTCAGGTCAATGGGGGACTACCTTCGAGACCCTGGTACCTTTTCATGACCAGCCCAATTTAGGCCGGTTTCTAAGAGCTGAGATCGAACACTTCAGCGAAGAGAGATTAATTGACCGTCTGGCTCATGAATCCTGCAAATTCCTGATTCCCATATCCCAAAATGCAGCTAATATTCAAAAGGCCGTATTGGAAGAGTATCCCTCTCAAAAGGAGGTCATTTTGTCCAAAATGGTTGTATTACCACCACCACAACCGCTACTGATCAAATCATATGAAAAACCTCCTGTAAGAGATGGAATTCACTTTATGATGTTGGGTCGAGATCTTCCCCGTAAAGGCGGTATTGAAGTGATCAGAGCATTTACCAAGCTATTCGGAGATAATCCATCCCTTAAATTGACCATGATCGGTTCCCTGCACAGTCAGAATAAACGGCATAGTCTGACTGATGAGCAACTACAAGAACTGGCGGGTCTGGCCCGTGCTTATCCAAGTCAACTGGATTGGCAGGAAGAATTACCCAATCAACAATTGGTCAGAAAAATGAAAGGTGAGGTTCATGTTGGCCTATTGCCAACTCATGCCGATACATATGGTTACAGTGTTTTGGAGTTTCAAGCGACCGGTTGTCCGGTAATTTCGACCGATATCAGGGCACTGCCAGAGATCAACGATCAGGAATGTGGGTGGATGATAAACCTTGCCAAAAACCATTTGGGGGAGGCAGTTGACTCTTGGGGTGAAGCTTCGTCCAGACTGGAAGCGGAGATCGAAACCCAATTATTCCGCATTGTCAATGAGATAATTTCAGACCCCACAGTGATCAGGGTAAAAGCAGAAAAGGCTTTACAGCGCATAGAGGAGTATCACCATCCTGACAAGTTCGCTGACCGATTAAGGAAAATTTACTTAAACTGTGGTTTGATTCAAGCTTAA
- a CDS encoding glycosyltransferase family 2 protein, with protein MASISVITVNYNNAEGLRRTFDSVAEHKTSDLEYIVVDGNSDDDSLVLIEGATSLIDQWISEKDEGIYQAMNKGIAMAQGEYVLFLNSGDHFTQGLDLTKVFDALDGTGLIACDIHVRGTGIDYLKEHPETLTFSYLMEDTLAHQSVLIRRELFQEIGSYDESLKITADWKFFMHAIGLHRASYKRLPLVLSYYYLDGISATGPGSNMRKAERRRVIREEFAYFYQDYRKLKLMGSNRFKMLTELENSKFARKFNSFMLRLGLFIFRGKRLKDLE; from the coding sequence ATGGCCAGTATATCAGTAATTACGGTAAATTATAACAACGCAGAAGGGTTGAGAAGAACCTTTGACTCTGTCGCTGAGCATAAAACCTCAGATTTGGAGTATATCGTTGTTGATGGCAACTCAGATGATGATAGTTTAGTATTGATCGAAGGAGCTACAAGTCTGATCGATCAGTGGATCAGCGAAAAGGACGAGGGTATTTATCAAGCCATGAATAAGGGGATTGCCATGGCTCAAGGGGAATACGTTCTCTTTCTGAACAGTGGAGATCATTTTACACAGGGGCTGGATTTAACTAAAGTCTTCGATGCTCTGGATGGAACTGGCTTGATTGCCTGCGACATTCACGTGAGGGGAACGGGCATCGATTACCTTAAAGAACATCCGGAAACCTTGACTTTCTCCTACCTGATGGAGGATACTCTGGCGCATCAGTCTGTGTTGATCAGGCGGGAGCTGTTCCAGGAGATTGGGAGCTACGACGAGTCCCTTAAGATTACAGCAGATTGGAAGTTCTTTATGCATGCCATCGGTTTACACAGAGCCAGTTATAAGCGTCTACCCTTGGTGCTGTCGTATTACTATCTGGACGGAATCAGCGCAACCGGCCCTGGCAGTAATATGCGTAAAGCGGAGAGGCGTAGAGTGATCCGGGAAGAGTTTGCCTATTTCTATCAGGACTATCGCAAGCTTAAACTTATGGGTTCCAACAGATTTAAGATGCTCACAGAACTCGAGAATTCCAAGTTCGCCCGTAAGTTCAATTCGTTCATGTTAAGACTAGGCCTATTTATCTTCAGAGGGAAAAGATTGAAAGATCTCGAATAA